CGGCCCACCGCGCGCCCGGCCACCGCACGCTCGCCCACCGCACGCCCGGCCAGACCCAGCCACTCGGTGAGGCGCCGCGACAGGCCCCCGAGCCACCGCGCGCCCTCGGCCGCGAGGATGACGACCGGGGTGAACGCGGCGAGGTGGTAATGCGGCCCTAGCCCGTTACGCAGACCCGGCATCGCGAACGCGGAGCCCCACCAGAAGGAATAGCCACCGAGCACCATGCCGGCCGTGACCACAAGCATGATCCGTTCGGGCCTGCGCCGTGGCGCGAACAGGCCAGCGGCCGCCAACCCGACCAGGACGGTGCCACCGAACAACCAGCTGGGGGCGGCAGCGAGGGTCTCGCGTAGCGCATCCAGCGCCAGCCGGCGGGTGAACAGGAAACTCGACTCGGACGGCAGGATCCGCCGCGGCCCGAAGCCGAAGCGGTCCAGCGGATCAGAGGCCGACAGGGGCATGCGCAGCGGTGACCCCGTGACGTACCAGCAGTAGGCCGCCGCCACCAGCACGAACGGCAGCGCACCGATCCCGGCCCAGCCCGCACGATGCGTCATGGTCCGCGCCCGGACCCGCACCCACGCCCGGGCCCCCGACAGCGCCCCCCGCCGTACCACCGGCTTTGACCATTCCGGGCCGGGCAGCTGCCGTACCCGCAGCAGCGCCAGCCCGAACACCGGGAGAAGCACCAGGACCGCATCGAACGGCCGGATGAGCAGCGCGAAGCCCGCGCTGGCACCGCCCAGGAACAGTGCTGGCCGCGAGCCGGTCCGGGCCCCGCGCAGAAGCTCGGCAGCCGCGAGCACGAGCGTCGCCGCACCCGCGGCATACGCAAGCGGAAGTGCGGTGTGCAGCAGCACAATCGGCGACAGGGCCACGCCCGCCGCCGCCATGAGCGCCGTGCGCACATCGGCGAACAGCTCTCTGGCCAGCCGGAACGTCCCGACGACCCAACCGGCCGCCACCGCCGCGGGCGCGACCACCATCGTCCCGAACAGCGCCTGCGACGCGGCGAGCATCGCCGGCCAGCCAGGCAGATACTTCGTGAACACCCTGCCGTCGTGCTCACCGGTGAGCCACGGCCGGAAGAACGGCTCGACCACGGTGGCGTCCAGGGTCAGCCGCCCCTGGAGCAACATCCGGGCCTGCAGGACGTAGGCGGCTTCGTCCGCGTCACCGGAACCGTCCGGGAAGAGGATCTTCTGCAGGAGCACGCTGCCGACGAACGACAGCAGTGCGAGCACGGTGACGGCGATCGCTGGACGCGAGAGCCGCAGGCGGATCCGCCTCGTGCGTGCGGGTCGCGACACCACCCGCCCACGTACGCCGAGGCTGCGGGACGCCCCCACCACGGCAGCCTTGTCGAGTGCCGCCTCGTCGAGGGGCGCCTCGTCGAGGGGCGCCTCGACGAGGGGCGCCTCGTGCACCGTCGACTCGTGCACGGTCGACTCGTCGACCGTGGTGTCGACGGTCATCGGCTCGATGGTCATCGACCGCGGTGGGAGTTG
This region of Parafrankia irregularis genomic DNA includes:
- a CDS encoding DUF7846 domain-containing protein; protein product: MTIEPMTVDTTVDESTVHESTVHEAPLVEAPLDEAPLDEAALDKAAVVGASRSLGVRGRVVSRPARTRRIRLRLSRPAIAVTVLALLSFVGSVLLQKILFPDGSGDADEAAYVLQARMLLQGRLTLDATVVEPFFRPWLTGEHDGRVFTKYLPGWPAMLAASQALFGTMVVAPAAVAAGWVVGTFRLARELFADVRTALMAAAGVALSPIVLLHTALPLAYAAGAATLVLAAAELLRGARTGSRPALFLGGASAGFALLIRPFDAVLVLLPVFGLALLRVRQLPGPEWSKPVVRRGALSGARAWVRVRARTMTHRAGWAGIGALPFVLVAAAYCWYVTGSPLRMPLSASDPLDRFGFGPRRILPSESSFLFTRRLALDALRETLAAAPSWLFGGTVLVGLAAAGLFAPRRRPERIMLVVTAGMVLGGYSFWWGSAFAMPGLRNGLGPHYHLAAFTPVVILAAEGARWLGGLSRRLTEWLGLAGRAVGERAVAGRAVGRRAMAGHVMAGRAGDWWAAGLRLARPGVAVVAGVGLLAITWSSLPGRIDVQRGVNESNHFVDELIPDELDTPAVILVTPQTPSRYTQIPYHTLRNSPDLDGPVVYAADIGPGSAALPDRMPGRTIYRLRPEEIVDPTVPGSFRGSFEALRQVTGTRIEIQVNVRAPVGAGQGQGQGLGQGQGLGLGSRLYVRLGGVLRELDGATSHTFVLTTSDLATGPDEIGTSPASLPEELVVGYADGSGAGAAVWEERIPLVQRSDGELALLAPGLGWRRLPTASGTEWIAAATRPVLQVSLTRLDPGLSGRTATGGGR